In Oreochromis aureus strain Israel breed Guangdong linkage group 15, ZZ_aureus, whole genome shotgun sequence, a single genomic region encodes these proteins:
- the rpf2 gene encoding ribosome production factor 2 homolog translates to MTQLDSVIKPKTKRSKRFLESRAPKLTEDVKSAMIMKGGNTSQTITQALKDIYSLKKPNAVLYKKKNITRPFEDSTSLEFFSKKTDCSLFLFGSHNKKRPNNFIFGRLFDFHVLDMIELGIEKYVSLSEIKASKFPEGTKPMLVFAGEAFDTDNEHRRLKSLLTGTDIAHS, encoded by the exons ATGACGCAGTTGGATTCTGTGAT AAAACCGAAGACAAAGCGCTCAAAACGCTTCTTGGAGAGCAGAGCACCCAAACTGACTGAAGATGTGAAGAGTGCCATGATTATGAAAGGAGGGAACACAAGTCAGACCATCACCCAGGCCCTTAAGGACATA TATTCACTGAAGAAACCCAATGCTGTGCTCTACAAGAA AAAGAACATCACTCGGCCGTTTGAGGACTCAACGTCACTG GAGTTCTTTTCCAAGAAGACGGACTGCTCTCTGTTCCTGTTTGGCTCCCACAATAAGAAACGGCCCAACAACTTCATATTTG GTCGTCTATTTGACTTCCACGTACTAGATATGATCGAACTTGGAATTGAGAAGTACGTCTCCCTGAGTGAAATTAAG GCCAGTAAATTTCCCGAAGGAACCAAACCAATGCTCGTGTTTGCAGGGGAAGCTTTTGATACAGATAACGAGCACAGACGACTGAAGAGTCTGCTAACAGGTACTGACATAGCACACAGTTAA
- the amd1 gene encoding S-adenosylmethionine decarboxylase proenzyme, producing the protein MEDNGAHFFEGTEKLLEVWFSRQDETKGNGDLRTIPRFEWDKLLENVHCLIISVTKTDKQEAYILSESSMFVSKRRFILKTCGTTLLLQALVPLLELAREYCGFDTIENFFYSRKNFMKPAHQEFPHRNFQEEVDFLSQIFPNGAAYCMGRLNSDCWYLFTLDMPEYWENKYADQTLEVLMSDLDPAIMDQFYMKDGVSASEVTRMSGIRDLIPGSVIDATMFNPCGYSMNGMKTDGTYWTIHITPEPEFSYVSFETNLSQTSYDELIRKVVEVFKPGKFVTTLFVNQSSKCRSVFSTPPKMEGYKRLDRQLAQFNDYNFVFTSYTKNRQQNQQQS; encoded by the exons ATGGAAGATAACGGTGCACATTTCTTCGAGGGGACCGAGAAGCTGTTGGAGGTGTGGTTCTCTCGGCAGGATGAGACCAAAGGAAACGGAGACCTCCGTACCATCCCAAG gttTGAGTGGGACAAACTTTTGGAAAATGTGCATTGTTTGATAATAAGTGTGACAAAGACCGACAAGCAGGAAGCTTATATACTCAG TGAGAGTAGCATGTTTGTCTCCAAGAGACGTTTCATTTTGAAGACATGCGGAACCACCCTCTTGTTGCAAGCACTGGTGCCTCTGCTGGAACTCGCCAGGGAGTACTGTGGCTTCGACACCATTGAG AATTTCTTCTACTCCCGTAAGAACTTCATGAAACCAGCCCATCAAGAGTTCCCTCATCGAAACTTCCAGGAAGAAGTGGACTTCCTCAGCCAGATTTTTCCCA ATGGTGCAGCCTACTGTATGGGACGTTTGAACTCTGACTGCTG GTACCTGTTTACTCTGGATATGCCAGAGTACTGGGAGAACAAGTATGCTGATCAGACGCTGGAAGTTCTGATGAGTGACCTTGATCCAGCCATCATGGACCAGTTCTACATGAAAGACGGTGTTTCCGCAAGTGAGGTCACTCGT ATGAGTGGAATTCGTGACCTGATACCAGGTTCTGTGATTGATGCCACAATGTTCAACCCTTGTGGATACTCAATGAACGGGATGAAGACTGAC GGAACCTACTGGACCATCCACATCACCCCAGAGCCAGAGTTCTCCTACGTCAGCTTTGAAACAAACCTCTCCCAGACATCATATGATGAACTGATCAGGAAGGTTGTGGAGGTGTTCAAGCCAGGAAAATTTGTGACTACACTCTTTGTCAATCAG agcTCCAAATGTCGCAGTGTCTTTTCTACTCCCCCAAAAATGGAGGGCTACAAGCGCCTTGACCGCCAGTTGGCTCAGTTCAACGATTACAATTTCGTCTTCACAAGCTACACCAAGAATCGCCAGCAGAACCAGCAGCAGAGCTGA